The DNA sequence TTCGCGGCGAGCTTCTGCGCCTCGATCTCGGTGCGGATGCTGTCGTCGAGGCGCTTGGGCGGGACGTTGTACTGCTGGAGCCAGCCCGCCTCCAGGGCCTTGCGGCCGCCCGCCTGTTTCGCCATGCCCGCGCGCGTGGTCTGGATCTCCTTGCGGGTGACGGTCACCCCGGCGTCGCGCGCGGCGCGGTGCAGGACCCGGTCCAGGACCATCGTGTGCAGCGTGTTGCGGGTGAGGGTGCCGGTCTTGGCGATGACCTGCTCGTACTGCCGCTCGTCGGGGACGGCGGCGCGCTGCGCGGACCGCACCTCGTTCACCCGGTGTTCGAGCTGCGCCACCGTGATGCGGTCGTCGCCCACGACGGCCGCGGCGCCGGGGCGCGCGTCGCTGCCGCAGGCGGTGAGGAGGGGGGCGGCGGCGACGGCCGCGGCGGAGAGGAGGAGCGCGGTGCGACGGCGGCGGTGCAAGTGAGCCTCCCGGTGGAGAGATTGTGCTTCGCTGCACAAAGTCTTGCGGTGATCGATGGTAGGCAGCGGTGGTCGTCTCGGCCACCCTTCCCCCAGAACTTCGTTCAGTTCG is a window from the Streptomyces spectabilis genome containing:
- a CDS encoding SurA N-terminal domain-containing protein, with amino-acid sequence MHRRRRTALLLSAAAVAAAPLLTACGSDARPGAAAVVGDDRITVAQLEHRVNEVRSAQRAAVPDERQYEQVIAKTGTLTRNTLHTMVLDRVLHRAARDAGVTVTRKEIQTTRAGMAKQAGGRKALEAGWLQQYNVPPKRLDDSIRTEIEAQKLAAKLGADMSSKPGQEAFWAALSKASKKLDVNVNPRYGTWDAAQNKRVDTKTPWLREAAA